A window of the Virgibacillus pantothenticus genome harbors these coding sequences:
- a CDS encoding GbsR/MarR family transcriptional regulator: MPEKKECQDWEKYDETIEKFIQVIAKNMNLYGLTSSVGRLYGVLYFADKPMTLDDMRDALEMSKTSMSTGVRTLSEMKMVESTFKRGIRKDLYRSEEDWYKSFTSLFGNRWRHHTETNIEEADEAIAELQKLQEETDDEQLKAKINTDIERLEYAKNYYEWLMKFIQVIESGKIFDYIPKN; the protein is encoded by the coding sequence GTGCCAGAGAAAAAAGAGTGTCAAGACTGGGAAAAATATGATGAAACAATTGAAAAATTTATTCAAGTCATTGCCAAAAATATGAACTTATATGGGCTAACATCTTCCGTTGGTAGGCTGTATGGTGTATTGTATTTTGCCGATAAACCAATGACTTTAGATGATATGCGTGATGCGCTTGAAATGAGTAAAACGAGTATGTCGACAGGTGTACGAACGCTGTCAGAAATGAAGATGGTTGAATCTACTTTTAAACGGGGCATTCGAAAAGATTTATATCGATCAGAGGAAGATTGGTATAAATCGTTCACCTCCCTCTTTGGCAATCGTTGGCGCCATCATACAGAAACCAATATTGAAGAAGCAGACGAAGCCATTGCTGAGCTCCAGAAACTACAGGAAGAAACAGATGATGAACAATTAAAAGCAAAGATTAACACAGATATTGAGCGGTTGGAGTATGCTAAAAATTACTACGAATGGTTGATGAAGTTTATTCAAGTGATTGAAAGTGGTAAGATTTTTGACTATATTCCAAAAAATTAA